The Candidatus Equadaptatus faecalis genomic sequence TAAGCGCGTCAAGCTCATGGTTAACCGCAATGCGCAGCGCCTGGAAAACACGCCTTGCCGGATGTCCGCCCATTTTTCTCTGTACGGGAGCAGGCAGTATCTTCCTTATAAGTTCAACCAGTTCCGCCGTAGTGTGAACGGTTTCCCCGTGTTCTCTCGCCCTGACAATGCCTTTGGCAATCTGATAGGCAAAACGTTCTTCGCCGTAATCTCTGAAAATTTCCGTCAGTTCCTTGACAGACCAACTGTTGACAATATCATCTGCCGTCAGTTCTGCTTCAATTCCGTCGCCTCTGTCCATTCTCATGTCAAGAGGACCGTCTTCCTGAAACGAGAATCCTCTTTCAGCTTCAGTCAGCTGAAGATTTGATACCCCCAAATCAAACAGTACTGCCTCAGCACGGAAATTTTCTCTTTCGAGCAAATCCGAAATGTTGCGGAAATTGTCTGCTATAATTTCAAACCTTCCGTCAAATTTCGCCAAATTTTCCGCCGCAATTTTTCTTGCGTCAGGATCCTGATCAAAACCGATAATGCAGACATTCGCGCATTTTGCAAGAACTTCTCCCGAGTGGCCGCCAAGCCCCAGTGTCGCGTCAACAAAGGTATTAAGTTTGTCCCACGGCTGAAGTGCTTCAAGCACTTCAGCAAGCATCACCGGAATATGCTCTGTCATAGACCTTCAAGTTCCTCGGAGAGTTCTGCCAAATCAGGCAGACTGCTGTTGTATTCCTTCCAGCGCTCCGAATCCCAGATTTCGATGTGGTCCTCTACGCCGACGACCGTTATCTCCTGTCTGATATTTCCGTAACTGCGGAGCTGCTGAGGAAGCATTATGCGTCCGGCAGAATCTATCTCCTGCTCCATCGCATTGGAGAACAGCGCTCTGCGCAGATCGCGCGTTGACTTTCTGAACGAAGGCAGCGTATTCAGCTTTCCTTCAAAATCTTTCCAGCGCTGGACAGTATAGAGAATTATGCAGTGTTCGAAACCGATAGTAGCCACAACGACATTGCCCAGCTCGCCTCTGAAACGGGCTGGCAGAACAACCCTGCCCTTGCTGTCGAGTCTGTGCTCAAAGCTGCCGGCTAACATCTTATCCCCCACTTTCTTCCACATATCCACCATTTCGTGACACAATTTAACACAACAACATAAATTTTGCAATAGTAAAAATGCAAAATTTTCTTGAAAATCCACAAAAAATCAAAGAAATTTCATGTGGAAATTGTGAATTTTGTGGAAAACTTGAGTACAATAACGAAATTTACAACCAAACGCCGACACTGCGGCATATTTTGCAAAACGTGACATGTAAAAAGCACAAAAAAATTAC encodes the following:
- the mraZ gene encoding division/cell wall cluster transcriptional repressor MraZ, with the translated sequence MLAGSFEHRLDSKGRVVLPARFRGELGNVVVATIGFEHCIILYTVQRWKDFEGKLNTLPSFRKSTRDLRRALFSNAMEQEIDSAGRIMLPQQLRSYGNIRQEITVVGVEDHIEIWDSERWKEYNSSLPDLAELSEELEGL
- the rsmH gene encoding 16S rRNA (cytosine(1402)-N(4))-methyltransferase RsmH; its protein translation is MTEHIPVMLAEVLEALQPWDKLNTFVDATLGLGGHSGEVLAKCANVCIIGFDQDPDARKIAAENLAKFDGRFEIIADNFRNISDLLERENFRAEAVLFDLGVSNLQLTEAERGFSFQEDGPLDMRMDRGDGIEAELTADDIVNSWSVKELTEIFRDYGEERFAYQIAKGIVRAREHGETVHTTAELVELIRKILPAPVQRKMGGHPARRVFQALRIAVNHELDALNEALNEALKILAPGGKILVISYHSLEDKMTKKRFREWKEKGWGELSPRKALIPTEEEIERNRKSRSAKLRIFVKQQ